The genomic stretch TCAAAGAACAAATGATGGAAATAACGAGGTGGAAGGCTGAACCTACTTTCCCAGTTCTCAGGGGGCAAAGGGGTGCTGGACGTGGTTTTCATCTGTCACCTGCCTCCCCGAGCCCCAGCTGGCCTGAGCGTGTATGAAATGGGACCTTGTCCTTGGGTCGCCCTGGCTGAGGGGTGCCCCTAGGTGCCTGGCTCCCCACCGCGGCGGCCGCCCTCTCGGTTCCACATGGCGTTCTCTTGCCGCAGCCGCTGGTTCTCAGTCCTGAGCCTCTCTACCTCGGCGGCCAGCTCCTCCACCTGGCGGCAGGGCTGCGGGCCGGCGCACCCCCGCAGCTGCTGCAGCCTCCTGGTCTCCTCCTCGGCCTGCGACAGCCGCCGCTCCAGATCCAGGTAGTCTCGAACCAGCTCCTGCTTGCTGCGGCCCTGCAGGCTCTCCGTGTGGTAGCGCTCGTAGGCCTCGGAGAAATCCCGCTGCTGGAACTCGCCGGGAGCCCGGCCCCGCCCGTCGCCTTCCCCGGCCTCGCTCTCCCCGCTGGAGCCCGGGTGGCAGGCCCCGTGGGGCACTTCCAGGTTGGGCTCCTCAGGGTCGCGGTCGTTCATCAGAAATTGGGTGGTGTTGTAGGGCGCCACGGGCTGGCCTTTGGCAAACATCTCCTCGCGGACCCGGGAGgccctctggctctgcctctcaTCCCGCTGCTGCTTCTCCGCCCAGCTCAGCTCCAGGTAGGGCCTCCAGTGGCGTTTGCGCTTGGAAGGCCTCCGGCGGTGCTTCTTCCGGCCCAGCACGGCTTCCACTGAGCTGTCCCCTGGGCTCTGGGTCCGGGGGCCCCTCCTGTTCCAGCCCAGGCCACTGCCGGCCCCAGTCTGATCTTCCTCCTCTGAGTGGCTCTCTATCCGGGGTGTCAGGGGCAGGGAACTACCAGGGGCATGAGGCTCAGGGGGTGTTTGGGGGCTCCCAGGAGCACCAGGGGTCTAAACGGAGAGGACAAGGAAGAGTCAATCACAGACAGCCTGGCCCTGGTGCTGGAACCCTTCTGCAGCCACCCAGCTTGAAGCTGACCTTCCCACAGTTGACATGGGGTCACTCTCTAGCCTCCAGCCTCTGCAACTATTTGTTGGTTTATGGGCTCCTGTCTCGCCCCCCAAGCCTCCCCAAGTAAACTCATGAAAACACCAGGAATTCTGCCTGTGTAGTTCACTCGGGAATTTCAGTGCCTCCAACAGGAGCCGCTCTGTGCCTCACTGAGTAGGCATGCAATAAAAACCGTTTGAATGAAGTCGGAGAAAGACAGGATGGGAAGTGGCTCTTGCTGCATTTGCTGGATCAGCCCTCTTCCTTGAAAGATTGTCTTTCCGACAGAGTTGGCTTCGTGGGTAAGCAGCCTCAGAGCCCCTCACCCTCACTCTGGAAAGGCCCCAGGCTTTGCTTTAAGCTCTGCTGTTCTTGCCTTGAACTTAACAATTTTAGAATAAAGCCCTACAAATTATATCACCGATCCGCTTCCAGCTATTTGCATCGCTGACTCTTTAAGACTTGGTGCcaatgtcacctcttcagaggGGCCCCCGACCACCCTATCTGAAGATCCCCCTCCTATCCCCTTCCCAGTGACACTGTCGTGTGATCCAGTTAACACCCCACGTAGCATCTACCACAATACCATTTACCATCTGTCTTCTTCCTATAAGAATGTGTCTAGTCTGTCCACCACTGTGTCCCTCTGCACGGCCCAAAGTGTTCAATAAACAGGCTAAATGACATAAAGCCCATAAGAGAGGGGGATTCAAAAGAcacagggacaaaaaaaaaaaaaaaaaaaaaaaagacattgggaCACAAGACGCTCCTTTCTGTTGGTCTAGGGTAAAGAAGATGGAGTGTATTTATTCCAGGCCGAAGTTGGTATCACTCTTTGACAAGAGCGGCAGGAAAGAGGCCCTCACTAGGGAAAGGAAGGGTGAACCTCCAGTCTGCAGCCGAGAGCATTCTAGAACTTATCTAAGAGGTGGAAAGGATTCTGTCAAAACAGTGTGTGTGCAGAGCATCTGTTTATCTCCGTCGTGGTAAGGGTGGGAGTACTcggtgtgggggatggggaatgaATTGCTCTATGTCTGTGGTTTGGGGAATTCTAATAATAACCGCTACCATTGGCATGTTGCTTTACAATGCACACGAGTTAGAGACACCAGAGCATAGGTCCATACACTGGGGGGGTACACAGCCCTGTAGGAGCTGGAGGTGTGTTGCTTTGGAGGCCCTGAGGTTCCCGTCTCCATCTAGGATGGGGTATGTCAGAGTGTGTACAGAGTATGTGTGTTATGTGTCTGTTGTGTTGTACTGTTACTGCACCTGCAGGGAGATCGTCAATCGGGAACAGACCTTGTCTCCATCAGTGTCTTGAGCCAACTGAGACAGAGCTTCTGCCCCACCCCAGAAGCGGCAAGGGCCCTGGCAGCGCCGAGACAAGGCGGCGTGCGTGCGCACGATCATtcgcctgcccccagcccacagcACGTGTCCCATCGTGATCCTTCCCCTCACCCAAACCAtccctgcccctcagccccaCATGCCGCCTCCCTCCTGAAGGCTTGTCCCTTTACCACCATTCCCACTGTTGCAGATAAGCTGTGTGATCTGGGTGAGTCATTTGCCCTCTCTGAACTTCTAACCCTGACATGTCATGAACTCCAAATTAAACAACTCCAGAAAACACTGGACGTGGCTAGGTAGGGTGGGTTAGAGCAGCTGAGTCCCCTCCTCACCTACAGGGACTTGTAAACTCGGGGAGAACAGGCAACGTGGGGGCAGCAAGAGAGGGCATGGACAGAGAAGGTCTGGTCCTGTTGCCAGATCAGAAGGTGACGTTTCCTGAGAGCCTGATAcaatctgcctctccctctctcctggatCCTATGTGAACCCCAACCCCCATCCTAAATTATGAACCAAGTGCTCAAACTCTTTCCCCTGTATCAGACTTGGTTCTCAGTCTTGACAAAACACAAGGCAGGGTTCTGGTGTCAGAAGGCCCTAAGTTTAAGCTGTGGATCTTTCGTCTGCTGGCTGCATGAATCTAGAAAAGGTATTTCAGCTCCGATAACCTTAGCTTCTCTGAAATGGAAACAGTAATTCCTACCCTGAAGGGCTGCTAGGATTTCATGAGACAGCACAGATTTGGCGTCCTGGCATGCTGCCCACCGCATAGTAGGGACTCGGTTAGAAATACTGGTTTTCCAGATCTGCCAACACATCTGAGACAAGCAGCCAGGATCCCAGTTGGCAGGATCCATGTCGGGGCACTCAGGTGGTTGGGAAGGTGGGGCTTACCTTGGCCGCCTCCAGGACTGCTGCGGACTCAGTACTACAGTTGGTCTGGTTCGGAGTAGACACCTTCTTCTGCTCCAAATCTTTCAGCAGATGCTTCTAACTAATGACACCTGCCTTAAATAACAGAAAGCTAAGTCTTAAAGGAGAATTTTCAGGAAGACTGGCTGCCCAGGAATTTTTCACCAAGGCAGCAGCAGCCATTTTGTAGCACCAGACCTGCACACCTTCATCATCAAATGGAGGCCCTGAAGCCTCCACACCCTGGTGTTCACAGCTCCAGCCGGCAAGGGGCCATCCTCCCAGTCCTGTCCCTCAGGCCCCAGGCCAGGGCCTCCAGCCTCGGCTGTTCTTCTGGAAGTCACTGAGGCCCAGGCTGGCAGCTAGGAAGCTAGTCCTGAGCTTTGTTCCCCCAGCAAGCAAGGGGAAAAGGTCTTGGCCCAGGGAGGCAAAGATACAGCAATGACCTGGAGAGGATGGCAGTGGAGTGGGTCAGTGGCTCCAACTAGAATTTATGTAGCAGGCTTTACAAGGGGTCCTTTCCTCACTGCCTCCAGAGGTCCCGTCGTGAcagcaccccgcccccacccccctcaggcTGGGCTCCCCAAGTCAGCACCTCGAGAAACACAGATGTGGCCTGGGCCGAGCCCAGGGCTGACGCCTTATCATTTTCTGGGCCtggcctgcctcccccctccttcctctcaggACGGGAAacagaggaaaggggaagaagtcTTCACACTCCATGCAGCTGGAAGAGAAGCCCAACTGGAAAAAGGATGGATTCCTTGGAAGAGGGGAAGTGGTCCCAGAAAGGAGATTTTGCAAAGGCGGAACTGACCTATTTGCTGTCAAGGACTATGCACACGACTATATCTGTGTGTCTTTCTGTGCGACCGACCGCCTGTCTGTGCAGTTCCCAATGCCTCAGCCCTACCTCTTGCTGCAGTTGCAGCAGCTCTGGTCAAGCCGCTCAGACActaaggggggagggggaacagcTTGGCAGCGCGGCGCCTGCTGGGGATTGTAGTTCTTCTAGCTTGGGAAGCCGGATGAAGAGCCTGTCACGTCTACAGTCAGACTGAGAACTCCAAAACCCATCTGCCCTTGCGTGACTGCCGTCCCGCGCTCACCGGTGCCTTCTTTGATTGGTCCAACCCCCTGCCAATATTTTCACTTTCGTCAACGATTAGCTGTGCGGAAGCACAACAGAACCCGCCTACCGAGATCAATTAAAGAGTTCATTGATGGCGTTAATCTTTACGGGGCAGAAAATAGATCCGGCTGAGAGGGGCGGGGCTGTGGGTGCGGAGGGATCCTCGGCCCTAGAGGAAGGCGACGAGAAGGATCGGTGGCCGCCGCCGCCATTTtgggctgggaggaggcagcGGAGGGACTCGCTGCGCAGTGAGAGCACCCCATGGGGGGTGGTCCGGGCGCGGGGAGAGGCCGGGCCGAGTGGGCTGCCTGAAGTGGTGGCGCCGGGAGACGGCGGGGAGTGGGACCGGGGACCGGGGGGGTGAAGGTTGGAGTCTTCCCGGCCGGGCCCGG from Ursus arctos isolate Adak ecotype North America unplaced genomic scaffold, UrsArc2.0 scaffold_24, whole genome shotgun sequence encodes the following:
- the HEXIM2 gene encoding protein HEXIM2, coding for MFAKGQPVAPYNTTQFLMNDRDPEEPNLEVPHGACHPGSSGESEAGEGDGRGRAPGEFQQRDFSEAYERYHTESLQGRSKQELVRDYLDLERRLSQAEEETRRLQQLRGCAGPQPCRQVEELAAEVERLRTENQRLRQENAMWNREGGRRGGEPGT